DNA sequence from the Gordonia polyisoprenivorans genome:
GGTCTTGGGTCCGACGACGTCGACGAGTTCGGCCGACAGGCTCACCTCTTCACCGACCTCCACGTAGCGGTGATAGGTGGTGTCGCAATTGGTGGCGACGACCGAGGTGTAGCCGGCCTCGTCGAACAGTTCGCTGGCGCGCCCGAGCGGATCGTCGGCGCTGCGCACCCCGCGCAGTCCGCGCATCGTCCACACCTGCGCCATCGCCGGTGGTGCGACGATCCCCCGGTGGCCTGCGGCACGAGCCGCATCGGCGTCGACGTAGATGGGGTTGTCGTCACCCATCGCCTCCACCCAGTTGCGGATCATGGGCAGGTTCACCGGATCCCGGCCGGCGACCGGTGCGCTCGGTCCGGCCGCCTTGATCTGTTCGGTGGCCTCGAGAATGGCCTCGCTCGTCCGGGCGGTCATCGCTTGGCCCTCGGCAATCCGAGTCCGGCGGTGGCGATCATGTCGCGCATCACCTCGTTGACGCCGCCACCGAAGGTGATGACCACGTTGCGTTTGGCCTGCACGTCGAGCCATCGCACGAGCTCGTCGGTGTCGGGGTCGGTGAGATCACCATGGCGGGTGAGGATCTCGTCGATCATGCGGTGGATGCCCTGCAGACGTTCGGTCGCGAAGACCTTGGTGGCCGCGGCATCGGCCATCGAGATGGCCTCGCCGGTGGGGGCGACCTGCCAGTTGAGCAGTTCGTTGATCCGGGCGTAGGCGTCGATCCGGGCGAGTGTGCGCCGGACGTCGGGGTGCTCGGCGATCGGTACGCCGTCGGCGCCCGGTCGCTGTGCCCAGCGCCGCACGCGCGCGGCCAGTCCCTCGATGCGTCCGGCGGGGCCGAGCATCACCCGCTCGTGGTTGAGCTGGGTGGTGATCAGCCGCCAGCCGCCGCCCTCTTCACCGACACGCATCGACACCGGCACCCGCACGTCGTTGTAGTAGGTGGCGTTGACGTGATGTGCGCCGTCGGCGGTGATGATGGGCGTCCACGAGTAGCCGGGGTCGGTGGTGTCGACGATGAGAATCGAGATGCCCTTGTGTTTCGGAGCGTTCTTGTCGGTGCGTACCGCAAGCCAGATGTAGTCGGCGTCGTGGCCACCGGTGGTGAAGATCTTC
Encoded proteins:
- a CDS encoding acyl-CoA dehydrogenase family protein, producing the protein MFIDLTPDQRALKMQLREYFSDLIGPEDAHTMLTERHGETYRKVIKQMGTDGWLGVGWPKEYGGKGFGEIEQQIFTNEAVRADVPLPAVTLQTVGPTLQEHGTEEQKDLFLPKILSGDVHFAIGYTEPEAGTDLASLTTSAVLDGDHYVVNGQKIFTTGGHDADYIWLAVRTDKNAPKHKGISILIVDTTDPGYSWTPIITADGAHHVNATYYNDVRVPVSMRVGEEGGGWRLITTQLNHERVMLGPAGRIEGLAARVRRWAQRPGADGVPIAEHPDVRRTLARIDAYARINELLNWQVAPTGEAISMADAAATKVFATERLQGIHRMIDEILTRHGDLTDPDTDELVRWLDVQAKRNVVITFGGGVNEVMRDMIATAGLGLPRAKR